GATCGCGAACTCGTACATGCCCTGCACGGCGAACAGCATGGAAATCGGGATGGCGACCGCTACGAGCAGCCCGGCTCGGATGTTGCCCAGAATGATGAGCAACACAACAATCACCAACACGGCACCGATCACGAGGTTGTGCTCGACCGTCTTGATGACCTGCTCGACGAGCAGGGTCCGGTCGTACACCACATCTACGACAACATCAGTGGGCAGCGAGGGTGTGAGGGACTCAAGACGCTCGCGGAGTTCCTCGGTCACCACACGACTGTTCTCGCCCATCAGCATGAAGGCCAGGCCGAGGACGACCTCGCCATCGCCGTACGCCGAGACCGCGCCGCGGCGGATCTCGCTGCCGATTTCAACCTCCGCGACATCCTGAATCCGCACCGGCGTGCCGTCGCTGGAAGCAACCACGATGTTCTCGATCTCACCGATCGTCGCAACACGCGCCAGCCCCCGCACCACCCTCGCTTCACCGGAGGTCACGATCTGCCCGCCGCCGACGTTGGCGTTGTTGCGGCGCAGCGCATCTAGCACATCCTCAAGCGTGAAGCCAAACTTGATCAGTGCTTCAGGCTTGACGACGACGTGATACTGCCGCTCCAAGCCACCCCATGAATTGACCTCGGCCACACCCGGGACCTTGCGAAGCTCGGGCTTGATCACCCAATCGTGGATGGTCCGGAGTTCTTCGATAGAGTGTTCGCCGGTCTCCGACCGGATGACGTAGTGAAAGACCTCACCGAGACCGGTCGCGATCGGGCCGAGCTCCGGCCTTCCGACACCATCTGGCAGTTCGACCGCCGAGAGCCGTTCAGTAATGTACTGCCGCGCGTCGATAATGCGGATGTCATCATCGAAGGTCGCCACGACCTGTGAGAAGCCGAACTTTGAGACGGACCGCACGTTCTGGAGACCGGGCAGTCCGCCGATTGAGAGTTCGACAGGGAGAGTGATCTGTTGCTCGATTTCTTCCGGGCTGAGCGCGGGGGCCACCGTGTTGATCTGCACTTGGATCGGCGTGGTATCGGGAAACGCGTCGATCGGAAGCTGGATCATCCGGTACACACCGGCGGCACACGCGATCGCGAACAGCAGAATGACAAGCACTCTGTTTTTGAGTGACATCTCGATAAGACGGGTCAGCATGGCGGCTCCGGATCAGTCGTCAACGCATCCCGCGCCGAGGCGAGACTTGAGGAACTCGGTCTTCATAGTGAAACTGCCGCCTGATACGACGGCCTCGGTCTCGTTTAGACCGGCTAGTATCGCAACGGTACCTGAGGGCGAACGCGGGCCGACATCGACACGCCGAACTGCGAACAGATCTGGTTCCTGCCGCACAAACACGAACGATGTGCCATCGATCTCGTGTACCGCTTCACCCGGCACAAGCAGCGAGTTCGACGTGCCGCCGATCATTGCGGAGACCTCAGTGAACATGCCATGGCGAAGGATGCCACGATCATTCTGAACCGTCGCGCGGGCCCGTACCATCCGGGTTCGTTCATCGATACGCGGGCTGATCCATGTGATCTGTCCGGGGATCTCCAGCTCGGGCAGAGCCCGGACGCTCGCGACGATCTCCCCGCCGCGCTCGATCTGAAACGCCTGCTCTTCCGGGACAGCGAGCTCAATCCACATCGTTGACAAATCAGCGATCTCGAAGAGCGATTCCTCTGAGTCTGCTGCCTCGCCAAGCACAGCAGTCCGCTCGACGACGCTGCCAGCGAAGGGTGCCCTGACGTAAAGGTCCGAGGATGACGACTGCTCCGCCGCGATATCCGCGACTTCCGATTCAGTGAAGCCCAGATTGATGAGCTGCTGATGCGTGCGACGCACTTCCAGCTCAGCGAGCTTGAGCGCTGCCTGGGCATCCTGCAAGTCCCGGCGTGCAGCAATGTTCTCGTTGACGAGCTTCTGCTCACGCTCGAACACGGTGGTTCTCGCTTCGACCTCTGCGATCTTGGACAGGTACGCGGACTTCGCTTGTGCCACCGCCACGGAGTTGATGACCGCTAGAATTTGCCCTTCTTCAACCTGGTCGCCGACATCGACGCGGATATCAGTGATCACACCGGGAGCCAACGGTGTGAGCTTTGCCAATCTGTTCCCGTTGTAGCGGACCTCGCCCAACAAGCTGATCAACGCTGAAGCAGTGCCACGATTCGGGTGCTCAAGCGTCAGCCCGGCAAGCTCTGCCGATCTCGCGGAGGGCATGCGGACGAGCAGCGACTCGCCAGCCTCAAGCGTCCCAGCGAGCTGAGGCTGGCAGATTCCGCATTCGATCTCATCGACCCCGTGCTCATGACAAAAGAGCGCGGGGGCGCCATCGCGGGAGGACGTCGCTGAGGCGTCTCCCAGCAGGGCGGGGTTGCAGAGGTGGCACTCATCTTCGTAAAGAAAGTGCTCCTCGCAATACGCCCGATCCGCGTCTTCCAACTGTGGCTGGCAAATCCAGCACCGGTCCTCGTAGCGAGCGTGCTCGCTGCACCACAAGCGGCCAGCATCACGCTTAGCCGGGTCACAGATGAAGCAGGTCTCGTCAGCGCTGTGTCCATGGAGCCCGCCCGGCGACTCGCTGGCTACGTTCTCCGAGGCACCGAGTGCCGGGTTGCAGAGATGGCACTCGTCCTCATACAGGTAGTGCTCCTCGCAGTAAGGTCGGGAGGGATCCTCGAGCTGCGGCTGACAGATCCAGCAACGGTCCTCGTACCGGGCATGCTCGGTACACCACAAGCGACCGGCGTCGCGTTTCGTGGCGTCACACACAAAGCAAGTCTCGCCGTTCTCGTGCGAGTGCGCGACCTGAGTCACATCAGATGCGCGTGATCCATTGGACGCCGATGATGCTTCCTGCTCGCGATCGCACCCGCCAAGCAGGAGCGCCGTTGTGAACAGGCAAACGAGTGAAATGACGCCGTGTGATGGTCTCACGGTGTGTCTCCTTGATTGGGGTGATCAGAATGTTCGCGGAGCGAATGGATGTTCAGCGGCTCTGAGATGAGCCCCTCAACCTGCACCTTCGCGGCGTGGTATTCGGCGAGAGCTTCGAGCCTTTGGGTTTCAGTATCGAAAAGGGTGCGCTGCGCATCGAGGACATCGAGGTACGGTAGCTTGCCTTCGTCGTAGGCCCGACGCGTCGCGTCGTAGGCGTCCTTCGCCGCGGGAAGTAGGGCGGCATCAATCGCCTGGGCCTCGTGGTACGCGGCGGTCAATCGGGCGTGTGCCCGAACAAGCCGGGTGGCCAAATCGCGTCGGGAAGCCCGCCCCTCGTCGATCGCTTGTGCTGCTCGGAGTCGGGCGGCCAGTATCCCCCCCTGATTGCGATCAAAGATCGCCAATGGCACGGACACTGCCACGACGAGACCGACATCTTCGCTCTCTTCGGCATACCGAATGCCGGCACCAGCCGTCACGTCGGAGACGGCTTGAGCCCGTTCGAGAGCGACCACCAATGATCGTCGCTCGGTCTCTGCGCTCCAACGCTGAACTTCCGGATGGTGCTCAACGAGATCCGTCAGGGCATCGAGCAACGGCACAGGCATGAGGTCATCCAGCGATCCGATGGCCGTGTCAAACCCGGGGTCGGTTGCATCCCACATCGCACTGAGTTCACGCCTCGCGGCCTCAAGTTCCCGGCTGAGTCGATCTGCGGCGATGCGGGTGGATTCGCTTTCAAGCCGGGCCTTGATCTCGTCGATGGGTGAAACATCTCCGGCCTGCACCCGCCGATCAATGACGCGCCGGTTCTCCTCTGCGAGTGCTTGCGCGCGAACGGCGAACTTAACACGCTGCTGGAGCTCCAGCACCCGTACGAAGCGGGACGCGGTGTCGGTGAGCACGGCCAGCCGCTGTGCTTCGTAGTCGAGAGCAGCAACAGTCCACTGCCCCTCGGCGACCCGCACGCGGCGGTCTCGCTTCCCGCCAAGCTCAAGAAGCTGGCTAAAGGCTATGGTGGTCTCGGCAGAATCAAAGCCACTCAAGCTTCCAGAGCCCGCGAAGTCTTCGACCTCAATTCCGACGCTTGGATTGGGGGAGAGCCCGGCTTGCAGACGACGCGCTTCCGCAATCCTCGGCTCCCAGGCAAGCGATCGAAGTCGCGGGTTACGTACGAGCGCAGCCGCGAGAGCCTGGCGAAGGGTCAGCTGCTCACCGATGGTGACCACATCTGATGTTGGTCCGACTCGATCAGGATCCTCCGGTGCTTCGTAACGAGGCATATCGCGCAAAAGAGGCCTTGCGGCGGGGGGATCGAAGTCGAATGGTGACGGCGCGCAACCGCCCAACAGAGTGACGACGCCCAGGCAGCAAAACAGCTTTGGTTCAGTAAATCTCATGTGTTCCACTCGGATAGAGACGT
This Phycisphaerales bacterium DNA region includes the following protein-coding sequences:
- a CDS encoding efflux RND transporter periplasmic adaptor subunit, with product MRPSHGVISLVCLFTTALLLGGCDREQEASSASNGSRASDVTQVAHSHENGETCFVCDATKRDAGRLWCTEHARYEDRCWICQPQLEDPSRPYCEEHYLYEDECHLCNPALGASENVASESPGGLHGHSADETCFICDPAKRDAGRLWCSEHARYEDRCWICQPQLEDADRAYCEEHFLYEDECHLCNPALLGDASATSSRDGAPALFCHEHGVDEIECGICQPQLAGTLEAGESLLVRMPSARSAELAGLTLEHPNRGTASALISLLGEVRYNGNRLAKLTPLAPGVITDIRVDVGDQVEEGQILAVINSVAVAQAKSAYLSKIAEVEARTTVFEREQKLVNENIAARRDLQDAQAALKLAELEVRRTHQQLINLGFTESEVADIAAEQSSSSDLYVRAPFAGSVVERTAVLGEAADSEESLFEIADLSTMWIELAVPEEQAFQIERGGEIVASVRALPELEIPGQITWISPRIDERTRMVRARATVQNDRGILRHGMFTEVSAMIGGTSNSLLVPGEAVHEIDGTSFVFVRQEPDLFAVRRVDVGPRSPSGTVAILAGLNETEAVVSGGSFTMKTEFLKSRLGAGCVDD
- a CDS encoding TolC family protein, which gives rise to MRFTEPKLFCCLGVVTLLGGCAPSPFDFDPPAARPLLRDMPRYEAPEDPDRVGPTSDVVTIGEQLTLRQALAAALVRNPRLRSLAWEPRIAEARRLQAGLSPNPSVGIEVEDFAGSGSLSGFDSAETTIAFSQLLELGGKRDRRVRVAEGQWTVAALDYEAQRLAVLTDTASRFVRVLELQQRVKFAVRAQALAEENRRVIDRRVQAGDVSPIDEIKARLESESTRIAADRLSRELEAARRELSAMWDATDPGFDTAIGSLDDLMPVPLLDALTDLVEHHPEVQRWSAETERRSLVVALERAQAVSDVTAGAGIRYAEESEDVGLVVAVSVPLAIFDRNQGGILAARLRAAQAIDEGRASRRDLATRLVRAHARLTAAYHEAQAIDAALLPAAKDAYDATRRAYDEGKLPYLDVLDAQRTLFDTETQRLEALAEYHAAKVQVEGLISEPLNIHSLREHSDHPNQGDTP